A single region of the Gossypium arboreum isolate Shixiya-1 chromosome 12, ASM2569848v2, whole genome shotgun sequence genome encodes:
- the LOC108456404 gene encoding dof zinc finger protein DOF3.7-like, with the protein MEATQWEEGIGVTKPMAIGGYSRSSARVQKGSEANLNCPRCNSTNTKFCYYNNYSLSQPRYFCKTCRRYWTHGGSLRNVPVGGGSRKNKTSSSKKLDDDHLTHQNPKIHEGDHHQVINLAYPPVVPAEAYNSSQRLPFMPEIGDANTGIYSSGFPVLDPGLKFSSDGFGTGYDENHQGVEENGERLLFPVMEESKQVPMNTMNELEEDKEQGESTGHW; encoded by the exons atggaGGCCACTCAGTGGGAAGAG GGAATTGGGGTAACTAAGCCCATGGCCATAGGAGGATACTCAAGATCTTCAGCTAGGGTTCAAAAAGGTAGTGAGGCTAATTTGAACTGTCCAAGGTGCAATTCAACAAACACTAAGTTTTGTTATTATAACAACTACAGCCTTTCTCAGCCAAGATACTTCTGTAAGACTTGTAGAAGGTACTGGACCCACGGTGGTTCCTTAAGGAATGTTCCCGTTGGTGGTGGTTCAAGGAAGAACAAGACATCATCATCaaagaagcttgatgatgatCATTTGACTCATCAAAACCCTAAGATCCATGAAGGTGATCATCATCAAGTCATTAACCTAGCATATCCACCAGTAGTACCAGCTGAGGCTTACAATAGCTCGCAAAGGCTGCCCTTTATGCCGGAGATTGGTGATGCCAACACAGGAATATACTCAAGTGGGTTCCCAGTTCTAGACCCCGGTCTAAAATTTTCTAGTGATGGATTTGGAACTGGTTATGATGAGAATCATCAAGGGGTAGAAGAAAATGGTGAAAGGCTTTTGTTTCCTGTAATGGAGGAATCGAAGCAGGTTCCAATGAACACTATGAACGAATTGGAAGAGGACAAAGAACAGGGAGAATCTACTGGACATTGGTGA